The nucleotide window GATTAGATAAGAAGCCACACTCCACTATAACAGTAGGAGTCTTGAGGTCCCGTAAAATTATAATCGGTGTTTCATTTGGTTTTCCTCTTGTCATTGCCACCCTTTTATTATTTGGGTCTACTTTTTCTCTTAACTTGTTTTGTATAGCAATAGCAAGTTTTTGGCTTTCAGGAGAGTTATGAGGATAAAATGTCTGTGCACCATAATATTTGGTCTCCGGAAATTTATTTAAATGAATACTAACCACAATATCTGCTCCTGCTTCATCCATCATTTTCTTTCTTCTGAGTAAATCTTGCCTTCTTTTCTGGATTATGTTTGTGGTTTCAGGACTATACTGCAATACATCTTCTTCTCTGGTCATCAAAGTTGAGTAGCCTAGTTCTTCAAGACAATCCTTTAAATAAAATGCAATTTTAAGATTAATGTCTTTTTCTTTAATCCCACTATATGAGCTTACAGCTCCCGGATCTTCTCCACCGTGTCCGGCGTCAATAAGTATCAGTCTCTTTGTACCTGTTACGTCTGTATCAGCCTCTCCTTCTGGAATAGCAGATGCTGGCTCAAATTCATTGATATTAAGTCCGTAAAATGCCAAAAGCAACACAAAAATCAAAGTAAATAACAAAACATTACGTTTCCTTAATATAATAATCATATCACACCATCCCATACCTGAATAATTCAATACTAAAATATTCAGGTAGGGTTGGCTATATTCATGTAGCAGGCATAAATTGCTTTAAATCTTGAATCTCCCCTCCAAGTTCTTCAATAGCCCATAAAAAATCTAAAAAGGAGTTTCTGTCCAACTTTGTATAATTCTTCAGGACGTATCCTCTTAATGCAGGTATTGCCCTTCCATCTCCGTAACCCGCAAGGCATAAAGCTCCCATTACTTTGTTTTCCATCCTGCGAAATGAGTCTTTCAAACATTTATATATGAAATCAGATCTATGATACCTTCCTACCTCTGACAGTGCCATAATAAGATATTCCTGCCTGACACCGATCTGAGGGGCAGTATTAATTGAATTGAATATGGGCATTAATGCTTTTTCTCCTATATCAACCAGTGCCTGTTTTATGCTTTCCAAAAAAAGCTCATTGTCCTCATCTATTTCCATAAGCAGGTCAATAAAAACAGGGACTGCCCTTTCTTCCTTCCAGAGGCTTAAAATTTTTATAGCCATTAATG belongs to Clostridiaceae bacterium and includes:
- the cwlD gene encoding N-acetylmuramoyl-L-alanine amidase CwlD, whose translation is MIIILRKRNVLLFTLIFVLLLAFYGLNINEFEPASAIPEGEADTDVTGTKRLILIDAGHGGEDPGAVSSYSGIKEKDINLKIAFYLKDCLEELGYSTLMTREEDVLQYSPETTNIIQKRRQDLLRRKKMMDEAGADIVVSIHLNKFPETKYYGAQTFYPHNSPESQKLAIAIQNKLREKVDPNNKRVAMTRGKPNETPIIILRDLKTPTVIVECGFLSNPDEEKKLGTEEYQKKLASAIAEGIKEYFNDK
- a CDS encoding HEAT repeat domain-containing protein → MHLEAEEVFNSYNEFAGYCYENYMKEIEKKTLNGKEFVYKEHELLAYVNEQLQSWVTMPIDSLGGITPLQFFQNIKGLDNFIEVFKIGSKICVDVLPDVFIDALKGYGQEAVERLFELAVNKDFISDMDENYAIPLMAIKILSLWKEERAVPVFIDLLMEIDEDNELFLESIKQALVDIGEKALMPIFNSINTAPQIGVRQEYLIMALSEVGRYHRSDFIYKCLKDSFRRMENKVMGALCLAGYGDGRAIPALRGYVLKNYTKLDRNSFLDFLWAIEELGGEIQDLKQFMPAT